A window of the Cucurbita pepo subsp. pepo cultivar mu-cu-16 chromosome LG01, ASM280686v2, whole genome shotgun sequence genome harbors these coding sequences:
- the LOC111797524 gene encoding probable sulfate transporter 3.3, with the protein MSKSKMGDPDNSNNNNSNSNSNARSGPAAEHCVDIVHPVVPPPHRSGLQRLGNRLKETFFPDDPLRQFKGQSPARKWVIGAQYIFPILEWGPHYNLRLFKSDVVAGLTIASLAIPQGISYAKLANLPPIVGLYSSFVPPLVYAVLGSSRDLAVGPVSIASLILGSMLRQEVSPLKDPILFLQLAFTSTFFAGLFQASLGFLRLGFIIDFLSKATLIGFMAGAAIIVSLQQLKGLLGITHFTKQMGLLPVLTSVFHHTHEWSWQTILMGFCFLLFLLITRHISIRKPKLFWISAGAPLVSVILSTILVFAFKADAHGISTIGKLPQGLNPPSWNMLRFQHSHLPLVIKTGLVTGIISLTEGIAVGRTFAAIKDYRVDGNKEMIAIGLMNVLGSFTSCYVTTGAFSRSAVNHNAGAKTAVSNIIMSVTIMVTLLFLMPLFQYTPNLVLAAIIVTAVIGLIDVPSAYAIWKVDKFDFVVMLCAFFGVILISVQHGLAIAVGISIFKIILQITRPKTVMLGNIPGTDIYRNLHHYKDAMSVRGFLMLGIEAPINFANATYLNERILRWIEEYEAEDDVKKEGGGLQFVVLELSAVSGIDTSGVLLFKDLRRALEKKDVELVLVNPLGEVLEKLQKADENGEILRPNNVYLTVGEAVASLSATMKGQCSTTI; encoded by the exons ATGAGCAAGTCCAAAATGGGCGACCCCGACaacagtaataataataatagcaaTAGCAATAGCAATGCCAGGAGTGGTCCGGCCGCGGAGCACTGTGTGGACATAGTTCATCCCGTGGTTCCCCCTCCGCACAGAAGCGGGTTGCAGAGGCTAGGCAACCGGCTGAAGGAGACGTTTTTCCCCGATGACCCTCTTCGGCAGTTCAAAGGGCAGTCTCCGGCGAGGAAATGGGTGATCGGGGCTCAGTATATTTTCCCGATTCTTGAATGGGGGCCTCATTATAATCTCAGGCTCTTCAAATCTGATGTTGTTGCTGGCCTCACCATTGCAAGCTTGGCCATCCCTCAG gGTATTAGCTACGCTAAGCTTGCTAATCTGCCTCCCATTGTTGGGCTTT ATTCAAGCTTTGTTCCACCACTGGTGTATGCTGTTCTTGGAAGCTCAAGAGACCTGGCGGTTGGGCCTGTATCAATAGCATCGCTTATACTGGGATCCATGCTGAGGCAAGAAGTGTCCCCCCTCAAGGATCCCATACTCTTTCTCCAACTCGCCTTCACCTCCACCTTCTTCGCCGGCCTCTTCCAGGCCTCCCTTGGCTTCCTAAG ACTTGGGTTCATAATCGATTTTCTGTCCAAGGCGACTTTGATTGGGTTCATGGCGGGGGCGGCCATTATTGTGTCTCTGCAGCAGCTTAAAGGCTTGCTTGGAATTACCCATTTCACCAAACAGATGGGTTTGCTTCCTGTTTTGACCTCAGTTTTTCATCACACTCACGAG TGGTCGTGGCAGACTATACTGATGGgcttttgtttccttctcttccttctAATCACAAGACACATt AGCATAAGAAAGCCGAAGCTGTTCTGGATATCAGCCGGAGCTCCTCTAGTGTCTGTCATTCTTTCAACCATATTGGTGTTTGCATTCAAGGCCGACGCCCATGGCATCAGCACA ATTGGGAAATTGCCACAAGGCTTGAACCCACCTTCATGGAACATGCTCCGTTTCCAACACTCCCATCTCCCCCTTGTTATTAAGACTGGCCTCGTCACCGGCATCATCTCGCTCACG gAAGGAATAGCCGTGGGTCGGACATTTGCAGCTATAAAAGACTACCGCGTGGACGGCAACAAGGAAATGATCGCCATCGGCCTCATGAACGTCCTCGGCTCTTTCACTTCTTGCTATGTCACCACAG GCGCCTTCTCCCGGTCCGCGGTGAACCATAACGCGGGGGCCAAAACCGCCGTGTCTAACATCATAATGTCCGTCACAATAATGGTCACGCTCCTGTTTCTGATGCCTCTGTTTCAGTACACGCCCAATCTGGTGCTGGCCGCCATCATCGTCACCGCCGTTATTGGCCTCATCGACGTCCCCTCCGCCTACGCCATTTGGAAGGTGGATAAGTTCGACTTTGTTGTCATGCTCTGTGCCTTCTTCGGCGTCATTCTCATCTCTGTTCAACACGGTCTCGCCATTGCT GTTGGCATatccattttcaaaatcatcCTGCAAATCACAAGGCCAAAAACAGTGATGTTGGGGAACATACCTGGAACAGACATATACAGAAACCTTCACCATTACAAGGATGCAATGAGCGTCCGAGGTTTCCTCATGTTGGGCATTGAAGCTCCAATCAACTTTGCCAACGCTACATATCTCAACGAAAG GATTTTGAGATGGATAGAAGAGTATGAAGCTGAGGATGACGTGAAGAAGGAGGGCGGTGGCCTGCAGTTTGTTGTTTTAGAATTGTCAG CCGTGAGTGGTATAGACACCAGTGGAGTCCTGCTCTTCAAGGATCTAAGAAGAGCATTGGAAAAGAAGGATGTTGAG CTTGTGTTGGTGAATCCATTGGGTGAAGTGTTGGAAAAGTTGCAAAAAGCAGATGAAAATGGAGAGATTTTGAGGCCAAATAATGTGTACTTGACAGTGGGAGAGGCGGTTGCTTCGCTATCAGCAACAATGAAGGGACAATGCTCAACTACTATATAG